In Erigeron canadensis isolate Cc75 chromosome 7, C_canadensis_v1, whole genome shotgun sequence, one DNA window encodes the following:
- the LOC122608893 gene encoding glutathione S-transferase T3-like yields MSKHTKKSKQPREPAANSSNWSDLEMIVLTECWINAIEDPIVSKDQSVDSFWGKIIEKYNARFPNNPKNHNPISGKWRKIKTNVSKFNAIWKGYDGHRCSGENDAQVMEEARSEYFTQTKTQFIMYECWLLVKDKPKFFAPSGHDVLGRSLHKRKNVLNVVDSEDEEEEGSQFEPVDLGDNDLFGPDTYTRPLLSQRLHEHLLLPMWGLLVLHLPT; encoded by the coding sequence ATGTCGAAACACACCAAGAAAAGCAAACAACCAAGAGAACCTGCTGCAAACTCGTCAAATTGGAGCGATCTTGAGATGATAGTTCTCACTGAGTGTTGGATCAATGCTATAGAAGATCCAATAGTCAGCAAAGACCAATCTGTTGATTCTTTTTGGGGGAAAATCATAGAGAAGTACAATGCAAGATTCCCCAACAACCCAAAAAATCACAATCCGATTAGTGGCAAGTGGAGAAAGATCAAGACAAATGTGTCAAAGTTCAATGCAATTTGGAAAGGCTATGATGGTCATCGGTGCAGTGGTGAGAACGATGCCCAAGTAATGGAGGAAGCGCGTTCAGAGTACTTTACTCAAACCAAAACTCAGTTTATCATGTACGAGTGTTGGTTGCTTGTGAAAGATAAGCCAAAGTTCTTTGCTCCATCCGGTCATGATGTTCTGGGGCGAAGTCTGCATAAAAGGAAAAACGTTCTTAATGTTGTTGATAGTGAAGATGAGGAGGAGGAAGGGTCCCAATTCGAGCCAGTGGACCTTGGTGATAATGACCTTTTCGGTCCGGATACGTATACGCGCCCCTTACTAAGTCAAAGACTTCACGAACATCTGCTTCTTCCGATGTGGGGTCTGCTCGTTCTTCACCTGCCGACCTAG
- the LOC122608892 gene encoding subtilisin-like protease SBT4.3, protein MISTRRRWNNKQAGVAVAKRPCGRPRKQQHGMSISNMDLLINHIKLWILINSALVASTTNQERELYIAYMGSLPEGEYSPSLHHSRLIKQVVDPSYANKSIIRSYTKNINGFAAYLTAEEREKLNGFDEVISVFPNQKVRPQTTRSWDFMGLPRKTERRPSVESDIIIGVIDHGIWPESESFSDEGFGPIPKKWRGECAGGYNFSCNKKIIGARSYVLGFDNTGLSARDDNGHGTHVASIAAGNEVNANFYGLAQGIARGGVPSARIAVYKVCRFFCMDIDIMSAFQDAIADGVDIISISLGGPNPRELISDPIGIGAFHAMEKDILTVHCAGNSGPTIHTVLDYVPWIFTVGASYTDRRIVDKILLGDGTILVGDSVNAFPSSAAEVPLVYGKEVTRTCSETEAMRCSPSCLDSSMVKQKVVLCDSNVFETVEDPQALGYIIPNKENTSDVVPSRAIVLGTNDINFVKTYKKSAREPVVRFFKSEEIHNPAALLIAPFSSRGPTKSIPDIVKPDVTAPGVEILAAFSPFGPPSGMPYDTRRVKYTILSGTSMACPHVTAVAAFVKSFHPNWSPSALKSALMTTAMEMNAALSTDAEFAYGSGHINPVKATDPGLVYETSPDDYRKIWCHMPNTNCPVNLTHKELNYPSMAVQVETKSAFVVTFPRTVTNVGPAQSTYTVSVTGSHGLEIIVEPNTLQFTTLYQKISFSVTVRGRIISPLTVKSMSLLWTDSIHHVRSPVVVYTTKATSVGGAPPTPPRICAISVLDKEFDTRIRFDLGIPELTGNGDGYGNHLLLAFSHLPVQTTLLDLDYAIRNDEPDAITANSTAEQNATFEKWDKANRLSLMTVKNSIPLGLRGAIPESDKVRDYLKSVEDYFKGSSKAHASSLMLKMLTLKYDESSCVREHIMKMSDMANKLKTLEMEVSNNFIVHFIMTSLPAQFDAFKINYNA, encoded by the exons ATGATATCTACACGAAGAAGATGGAACAACAAGCAGGCCGGTGTGGCGGTGGCCAAGAGGCCATGCGGAAGGCCACGTAAGCAACAACATGGAATGTCGATCAGCAACATGGATCTGTTGATCAACCATATAAAATTATGGATACTCATCAATTCGGCTCTCGTCGCCTCCACCACTAATCAAGAGCGGGAG CTTTACATAGCATATATGGGATCTCTCCCTGAAGGTGAATACTCACCTTCATTACATCACTCTCGGCTTATAAAACAAGTCGTGGATCCGAG ttatgCAAACAAATCCATTATAAGGAGCTATACAAAGAACATCAATGGATTTGCTGCATACCTCACAGCAGAAGAACGAGAAAAGCTGAACG GTTTTGATGAGGTCATCTCGGTGTTTCCCAATCAAAAGGTCCGACCTCAAACAACAAGGTCATGGGACTTCATGGGACTTCCAAGAAAGACCGAAAGACGCCCTTCAGTTGAGAGTGATATAATTATTGGAGTAATTGATCACGGAATCTGGCCAGAGTCTGAGAGCTTTAGCGATGAAGGTTTTGGCCCAATTCCAAAAAAGTGGAGAGGAGAATGTGCAGGTGGCTATAATTTCTCCTGTAACAA GAAAATTATCGGTGCTCGTTCTTATGTGCTTGGCTTTGACAACACGGGACTTTCTGCTAGAGATGATAATGGACACGGTACTCACGTTGCATCCATTGCAGCCGGCAATGAAGTGAATGCAAACTTTTACGGTTTGGCACAAGGAATTGCTAGGGGAGGCGTTCCTTCCGCAAGAATTGCAGTTTATAAAGTTTGCAGATTCTTTTGCATGGACATTGATATAATGTCAGCTTTCCAAGATGCGATAGCTGACGGAGTTGACATTATATCTATTTCACTGGGAGGACCTAATCCAAGGGAGCTGATCTCTGATCCTATTGGAATTGGCGCTTTTCACGCAATGGAGAAAGATATACTCACAGTCCATTGTGCCGGGAATTCTGGTCCTACCATACACACTGTTTTAGATTATGTGCCGTGGATCTTTACTGTTGGAGCAAGCTACACTGATAGAAGAATTGTTGATAAAATTCTTCTTGGGGACGGTACGATTCTAGTG GGTGATTCTGTTAATGCCTTTCCATCAAGTGCTGCAGAAGTGCCTCTTGTTTATGGCAAAGAAGTGACCCGCACGTGTTCTGAAACAGAAGCAAT GCGTTGTTCTCCATCTTGCTTAGACAGTTCCATGGTCAAACAAAAGGTGGTTCTGTGTGATTCAAATGTCTTCGAGACGGTAGAAGATCCCCAAGCATTGGGTTATATCATACCAAACAAAGAAAATACATCTGATGTCGTGCCATCACGTGCTATAGTGTTAGGAACTAATGACATTAACTTTGTCAAAACCTACAAAAAATCCGCAAG AGAGCCTGTGGTAAGATTTTTCAAAAGTGAAGAGATTCACAATCCAGCAGCTCTTCTCATTGCTCCATTTTCGTCGCGGGGACCGACCAAGTCAATACCAGATATTGTAAAG CCTGATGTAACAGCACCCGGAGTGGAAATTCTAGCCGCTTTTTCACCATTTGGTCCCCCCTCTGGAATGCCTTACGACACCAGGCGTGTGAAGTACACTATACTGTCAGGGACGTCAATGGCTTGCCCACACGTTACTGCAGTTGCAGCTTTCGTCAAGTCGTTTCACCCCAATTGGTCTCCATCTGCACTTAAATCTGCTTTAATGACTACAG CCATGGAAATGAATGCTGCCCTGAGCACGGATGCTGAATTCGCATACGGTTCTGGCCATATTAATCCTGTGAAGGCTACGGATCCCGGTCTTGTGTATGAGACATCTCCTGATGACTACCGCAAGATATGGTGCCATATGCCAAACACTAATTGTCCAGTCAACCTAACCCATAAAGAACTGAACTACCCCTCCATGGCAGTTCAAGTTGAGACGAAATCTGCATTCGTGGTTACTTTCCCAAGAACGGTTACAAATGTCGGTCCAGCTCAATCAACATACACTGTATCCGTAACAGGAAGCCATGGGTTAGAAATCATTGTGGAGCCCAACACTCTACAATTCACCACGttatatcaaaagatatcatTTAGTGTGACTGTTAGAGGAAGAATAATTTCACCTCTAACAGTAAAGAGTATGTCGTTGTTATGGACAGATTCAATTCACCATGTTCGCAGTCCTGTCGTGGTATATACGACGAAAGCCACCTCTGTGGGAGGAGCACCTCCAACACCACCAAGGATTTGCGCCATTAGT GTACTCGATAAAGAATTCGATACCCGAATCCGGTTTGACTTGGGAATCCCCGAGTTGACTGGAAATGGGGACGGATATGGAAAT CACCTACTCTTGGCATTCAGCCACTTACCGGTGCAAACTACACTGCTTGACCTTGACTATGCCATTCGTAATGATGAACCCGATGCTATTACTGCGAACTCTACTGCAGAACAGAATGCAACATTTGAGAAGTGGGACAAGGCAAATCGGTTATCACTTATGACGGTCAAAAACTCTATTCCCCTTGGTCTTCGAGGAGCTATCCCTGAGTCTGACAAAGTCAGAGATTACCTCAAATCTGTTGAGGATTACTTCAAGGGATCGTCTAAAGCGCATGCAAGCAGTTTAATGCTAAAGATGCTTACTCTGAAATATGATGAAAGTAGTTGTGTccgtgaacacataatgaaaatgagTGACATGGCGAACAAGCTTAAGACTCTCGAAATGGAAGTCTCTAATAATTTTATTGTGCATTTCATAATGACATCATTGCCTGCTCAATTTGATGCCTTCAAAATTAACTATAATGCTTAG